GCTCCGGCCGCTGGCTCTGGTGGGCGGGGCGACGGGTCAGATCGGTGACCCGCGCCCGACCGCCGAGCGCACGCTGAACGACCCGGAGACGGTCGCCGCCTGGGTGGCGCGGCTGCGGGCCCAGATCGAGCCGTTCCTGTCCTTCGAGGGCGAGAACGCGGCGGTCATGGTGAACAACCTGGACTGGACCGCCGGCCTGTCGGCGATCGAGTTCCTGCGGGACATCGGCAAGCACTTCCGCGTCAACAAGATGCTCACGAAGGACTCCATCGCCCGGCGTCTGGAGTCCGACGAGGGCATCAGCTACACCGAGTTCAGCTACCAGCTGCTCCAGAGCATGGACTTCCTGGAGCTGTACCGGCGCTACGGCTGCACCTTGCAGCAGGGCGGCAGCGACCAGTGGGGCAACCTCACGGCGGGCCTCGACCTGATCCACCGCCTGGAGCCGGGTGCCGCGGTGCACGCGCTGGCGACGCCGCTGATGGTGAAGGCGGACGGGACGAAGTTCGGCAAGTCCGAGAGCGGCGCCGTCTGGCTCGACGCGGAGATGACGACGCCGTACGCCTTCTACCAGTTCTGGCTGAACGCGGACGACCGGGACATCTCGCGGTACATGCGCATCCTCAGCTTCCGGAGCCCCGAGGAGCTCGAGGAGCTGGAGAAGCTGACCGAGGAGCGTCCGCAGGCCCGTTCCGCGCAGCGTGCGCTGGCCGAGGAACTGACCACGCTGGTGCACGGTGGCGAGCAGTGCGCCGCCGTCATCGCCGCGTCGAAGGCGCTCTTCGGCCAGGGTGACCTGGCCGAGCTGGACGAGGCGACGTTGAGCGCCGCGCTCTCCGAGGTGCCCCACGCGCGGGTCACCGAGCTCGGCCCGCTGGTCGACCTGCTGGTCGAGGTCGGTCTGGCACCGAGCAAGTCGGGTGCCCGCCGGACGGTCAAGGAGGGCGGCGCCTACGTGAACAACGTGAAGGTCGCGGACGGCGAGAGCGCTCCGGCCCACGAGGAACTGCTGCACGGACGCTGGCTGGTACTGCGCCGGGGCAAGAAGAACCTGGCGGCCATCGAGGTCACGGCCGGCTGACACCGGTACGGACCGCGTCCGCACCGTCGGACCACAGAACACAGCGGCCGGACACGCCCAGGCGTGTCCGGCCGCTGTGCTGCGCGCACGAACGGGTCAGGTCCGCTGTCTTCCGCTGCGGATCGAGGTCCAGAGCATGTCTCCCACACCGACCACGGCCACGGCGCCGATGAGTTGGAGCACGTGGCGCGTCCAGTCGATTCCCTTGGTGTCATTGACACCGATCCAGGTCGCGACGGCGTTGCCGAGGACGCTGCCGATGATGCCGAACACGGTCGTCAGCCAGAGGGGGATCTCCTGCTTCCCGGGCAGGATCGCCTTCGCGATCAGACCGAGCACCAGGCCCACGATGATTGCCCACAACCAGCCCATTTCGCCTCCTCGTGCGGCGCAGTCTGCGCACGTCCGGCCAGTCTCGGCCCGCCGCCCCCGCGCCGCATGCCGGACGGGTCCGTACGTGGCGCCCGTACATGGCTCCGCGCGGACGGGCCCGACCCGGTCTCGAACCCTGCGCGTCCCCGGCGTACCGTAGAGGCGGCCCGGTCCGGGGAGCGTCCGGCACAGCGATCTGGTGGTGGAACATGATGCGGAAGCGGAGCGGCGCGGAGGTCTTCCGTATCACGGGGGCGCGCCAGGGTCTCGCCGAGGACGTGCGGGGCAGGCAGCGGCGCTATGTGATCTCGATGTCCGTGCGGACCGTCTCGGTGGTCCTGTCGGCCGTGCTGTGGAACGTCGAGCGGCATGTGGCCATCGTGGCGCTGGCCCTGGGTGTGCTGCTCCCCTACGTGGCGGTCGTCATCGCCAACGCGGGCCGGGAGAACGCCACTTCACTTCCTTCGACCTTCGTTCCCGCGCCGGTGCTGCCCGCTCTGGAGGCCGCTCCGGTGGCGGGTCCGGCGAAGGCCGAAGGGGAAGCGGGACCGGCCGGGGAGACCCCTCGTCCGCACGCGCACGGCTGATCCGTCGACGCCTCGGAAGCTCAGGAAAAGCTCAGATCAATCATGAGGTTCCGGTGCACCGCACCCCGGTCCCCATGGCATACTTCGTACGCGCTCCGCATCCCCCGTCGGAGCGACGGACCGACGCCGGGCAGCTCCCCCCGTGGCTGCTCGGCGTCGCCTTTTCTCCGGCGGGGATGTGTCGGTCGGCCGCCCGAACAGCTGACTTAGGGTTGAGCCCGTGAACATCTTCGAGACCCACGCCGAGAGCGAATCCGCGACGCCGATCTGTTCCGCCAAGGGCTGTCGCGCCGACGCCGTGTGGGTGCTCGCCTGGAACAACCCGAAGCTCCACACCCCTGAGCGCCGCAAGACCTGGCTGGCCTGCGACGAGCACCGGGAGCACCTTTCCTCGTTCCTCGGCGTACGCGGATTCCTGAAGGACGTCGTGACCCTGGCGGAGTGGGAGTCCTCAGCCGCCGATGGCTGACATCGGGCGGTCGGGCTGGAGGAAGGACGGGTCGTCCAGTCCGGAGCCGGCCTTCTTGCCCCACATCGCGAGCTTCCAGATCCTGGCGATCTCCTCGTCGGGGGCCGTCGAGCGCAGGGCGCCGCGCAGGTCCGTCTCCTCGCGGGCGAAGAGGCAGGTGCGGATCTGACCGTCGGCGGTGAGCCGGGTGCGGTCGCAGGCCCGGCAGAAGGGCCGGGTGACGGAGGCGATGACCCCCACGCGGTGCGGTCCGCCGTCCACGGTCCAGCGCTCGGCCGGCGCGGAACCCCGCTCGTCCTCGCCCTCGGCGGTGAGGGTGAAGCGCGTGCGCAGCGAAGCCAGGATGTCGCCGGCTGTGATCATCCCGTCCCGCTTCCAGCCGTGCTGGGCGTCGAGCGGCATCTGCTCGATGAAGCGGAGCTCGTAGTCGTGGGCGACGGCCCAGGCCAGCAGCTCCGGTGCCTCGTCGTCGTTGAGTCCGGGCATCAGGACGGAGTTGACCTTGACCGGGGTGAGGCCGGCGTCGCGGGCGGCTTCGAGTCCGT
The Streptomyces sp. NBC_00234 DNA segment above includes these coding regions:
- a CDS encoding GlsB/YeaQ/YmgE family stress response membrane protein, coding for MGWLWAIIVGLVLGLIAKAILPGKQEIPLWLTTVFGIIGSVLGNAVATWIGVNDTKGIDWTRHVLQLIGAVAVVGVGDMLWTSIRSGRQRT
- a CDS encoding DUF3099 domain-containing protein, translated to MRKRSGAEVFRITGARQGLAEDVRGRQRRYVISMSVRTVSVVLSAVLWNVERHVAIVALALGVLLPYVAVVIANAGRENATSLPSTFVPAPVLPALEAAPVAGPAKAEGEAGPAGETPRPHAHG
- the moaA gene encoding GTP 3',8-cyclase MoaA, which codes for MLIDTYGRVATDLRVSLTDKCNLRCTYCMPEEGLQWLSKTELLSDDEIVRLIRIAVTDLGITEVRFTGGEPLLRPGLVSIVEQCAALEPRPRMSLTTNGIGLKRTAAALKAAGLDRVNVSLDTLRPDVFKTLTRRDRHQDVLDGLEAARDAGLTPVKVNSVLMPGLNDDEAPELLAWAVAHDYELRFIEQMPLDAQHGWKRDGMITAGDILASLRTRFTLTAEGEDERGSAPAERWTVDGGPHRVGVIASVTRPFCRACDRTRLTADGQIRTCLFAREETDLRGALRSTAPDEEIARIWKLAMWGKKAGSGLDDPSFLQPDRPMSAIGG
- the tyrS gene encoding tyrosine--tRNA ligase, translated to MTDIVDELKWRGLFAQSTDEDALRKALADGPVTFYCGYDPTAASLHVGHLVQVLTMRRLQQAGLRPLALVGGATGQIGDPRPTAERTLNDPETVAAWVARLRAQIEPFLSFEGENAAVMVNNLDWTAGLSAIEFLRDIGKHFRVNKMLTKDSIARRLESDEGISYTEFSYQLLQSMDFLELYRRYGCTLQQGGSDQWGNLTAGLDLIHRLEPGAAVHALATPLMVKADGTKFGKSESGAVWLDAEMTTPYAFYQFWLNADDRDISRYMRILSFRSPEELEELEKLTEERPQARSAQRALAEELTTLVHGGEQCAAVIAASKALFGQGDLAELDEATLSAALSEVPHARVTELGPLVDLLVEVGLAPSKSGARRTVKEGGAYVNNVKVADGESAPAHEELLHGRWLVLRRGKKNLAAIEVTAG